From Anopheles maculipalpis chromosome X, idAnoMacuDA_375_x, whole genome shotgun sequence:
ctttgtttttattccggTTGCTCGGTTTCTCTCCATTTTCACTTTCTGTAccagtttttattatttttttactttggcTCCCCTTCTTTCCTTTAGCGCTCAGTTCGCTTCAGTTCCGTTCTACTTTGAAGCAGTTTCCGCGCGGTAAATGTGTGACTCTTGCTTGCCTCGCTTTTAGGCCCTCATCCGTTGACTCCACTTCATCCACAGCTGCTTTCGTTCTTCACACTTCAGAACCGCCTTGCAGGTGTGCGCTCGcgcgtttgttttcgtttcgcgTTTTCGCACGCTACGTTCGCTGCGTTGCCGGACCAGCAGCACTTAGCGCTGCGCCACTGTGTCTACGCGGGCGCGCGTGCCACGTAACCCGGGCGGCGCTGTCTGGCGCTGAGAATATGGCGGCGAGAAGATAACCATCTTCACACGCAAAGGGGCGCGCACGGTGGCGCTTGCCCCAGCAAACATTAACCCCGGTTGGCGCCTGACGCGAGAGGCAGAGCGCATTAATTAGCTAAACAGACGGGCAAACTACAGACGGGTcgtaaacataaatatttagaATGCATTTGGCGGTGCCAATTTGAGAATGggtggggggggagggggagggggagggggaaagAGAGGGTGTCAATATAGATACATTGTAGAAGGATGCATTAGTAGGAGCTGATTTGAAGGATTTAACAGCAAACATCAACCAGTGTCGAGGTTGGTATTGGTTACGGACCGTGGATTATGCAACTACGTCTTTTGATAAAGCTAATGATGATGGGTTAAACGGTCATTAATACGGCCTGTGGAAGCAATGTGACGAAACATGTAGACTATCGGGATGCATCTCACTATTTATGTTAACAAAATGGGGTTTTATCTATTTATCTATTTAGCGCCTTTTTTATTGACATTTtacttataaatatttatagcaTTCGTTCGTAATAAGATATTTGAGCATTTATGCACTTCTACTcaattgttaaaatattttacatttttgtatttttttttttgcaaattatataaatattttgtaaaggttttatttttacaaaagaCTACTTTTATGTCCATTTTACTTGCTAAAACTTTactaaattttgataaaatgatCATCAGCAACTGAGCTTATTatagcatcttttttttatattcaaaaGCTTTTCAAGGATTGAGAAAGAAAGGATGTCAAAACAATTAACTTTAAAactaattaatttgttttatttcacggtgttatgtgttttgtatatatttttaccaaaatggaaaaaaaaatcgactcaTAATCGATTTAACAATTCATCCAATGACAGCAACGTCATTACGTCAtttacaacgaaaaaaaaaatctaataaaattCGGTGAAAATAGGCTTCACAATCTCAGTTTCACTTAATGTGCAATAAAAGATGACGTTCATTTACTGTCCACCACTGTAGCATCCTAGTAATCTAATATATAAGGTTTTGAGAATTAAAATTCTcattataaaaacaaattgttggGTTCTCTTCTTTAGCAAATTATACTCACACGTTGTCATGTTTATTTCTTAGTAAAGTGCATTAAGTTTGAGTTATTATGATTtccttcaatttatttatccaCTTACATTGTTTTTTGCCTACGTTTTatatattgttttgctttgtgttgtCATTTTacatgtgtgttttattttacttcttcttcgcCTTCTTGACTAGACGACCTTTAAGGTCGCGACGgccttcgaatggcttactagactttctaCCATCACGTGGTTGGATCGTCAGTCCTCACGAAGGGGGAACGGCCTGGATGGGATTacaaccccggtcctaccgtgcaaagaccggtgccgctgtcgcctacacgtACAAATGTAGGTTACAAATTTTTAGTTACGTTTGACACATGTTTAGTTGAGCGTTTGACGTTTAGTTCGACGGCAAATGTTTACATGCGGCTGAAATATGTTTAGATGAAGCGCTTAGTTGTTTATTTCAGCTCGAAGACGATGTATATTAACATATTTACTCTTTTATGTTCATTCATTATCTTCCCTGTTGATAtaaagttttacttttttttattacgtaatttatataatttattgAGTACAATTTATTTTGGTTGAAAGTTAAATTTCTGTCAAAAGATTCAACGCCTGTTACATCATACAGACAAAAggctgcaaaaataaaaaccgccGTAGTATGCAAGCTCGTCCAGAAGCAATCTATTATCTGAAgcaaagtttttgtttgtttgtttcttttctcatcGAATAAACCCCTTAACCCATAAAGTGAGGGCCAGCCTGGTGCGGTGTGAAATGTGCTCTGGTGGAGCGTAAGAAAAATGCCTTGACAGAACGCATCTTCTTGTCATGTgtcgaaaaacgaaaaaccccttttctcACACACGTGGACGAACGCTTCTATTTTTATCACACATTGTCATGGTGTCAAGACATGAggctttatttattaaactGCTTCACCTTGAGCTCACCTGCGGCTCGGCTGACTTTGCATCGCAACTGATTGTCGGAGAAGGCTGGGCGCCAACCAACGCTTTACCagctgagagagagagagagagaaaactaTCTCTTTCCCTCTCCCATTTTCCCTTCCACCAAACACACCAAGATTGCTAATAAACTCACACCGTTCGGATGAATTTgattggtgccgtgaccaggatcaTCAGTGTTTAtcccttctgtttttttttctgtcaatTTGATCGGAACCTGCCCTGTTGTGTCAAGCAGAGCCCAGATCTTCATAGATCGGTTACGACCTCATCCTCTCTTTTCTGCACTTTtcttcaaacacacatacaaagccACATACACCTGCTCGAGGGAGCACCGAGTTGCAAACGTTCACTTTCGTTCGTTCTGGTCCGGTCCGAATCGTTCCTCGGCCGCAGATCACAATGCCccacaacatcatcatcatcatgatcgctTTTGGGTGGAGTTTACActctttgtgtgcgtgtgagagagagagagagtgtctccctctctctctgtcttcttGTGCCCACAAACGAAACAGCATCCAACAAGCCGGCGTACGAACGAAAGTTCATTTCAACGATCGTGTACCACATTGCGCCGAATGCGAGATTTTgaatttccttcctttccctcatcaccaccaccgccaccaagAATGGGAGGGGAGGATACCGGCTCCCACACTGAAAGGGGGGTTCAACACGGGagaagttcacttttcatttcactacTGCCGAGACCATCATCATCTCTCCCTCCCTCACTGACggcaacactttttttttttgtcgaattgTTTATTGTGCGTGaaaggggtgtgtgtgtgtgtgtgagtgtggctGGGGGATGGAGGATGCCAGAAGGGTGACTTTTTTGTTGGGAAAGGATGCCGGGAAGCGGTGGAAGCGAAATGGCAACAgcgcatccacacacacacacacatctcgcTTTTGAGCCACTCTTGTGATGgcgacggttttttttttgttgtacgtcGGTATTGCCTACCACCAAGACGCTTCTCTCGGTGGCTTTGGCTCCAGGTACGCGAGTAAAAAGGGTATAAATTGCATCGGCCGCAGCAAACGGATCATCAGTGAAGCATTTGCATCGATCAAACCAAGAAGCatcaagcaagcaagcgaccagtgttgttttcttgtggACGGCTTGCAGTTTCGTCTTCTAGCCTCGAGCACAGCACGAAAGGACCGGCCGCGGATCCTTTACACCGAACCGAAGCTcgtacgaaacaaaacaaaaagtgtcTCACAGACAAGTTACGACCGAGCGAGTAAAAATGAAGACGTTTGTGCTGTTGAGCTGTTGTTTGGTTCTGGCTTCCGCCCGACCGGAAGCAGGATACTCATACAATCGTCCATCAACTGGCGGCTCGcacggcggcggtggtggcggcggcggcggctaCTCGTCCGGCGGTGGTTCCTTCACAtccggcggcggtggtggataCAGCGGTGGCGGTGTTGGCGGATTCTCGTCCGGTGCCGGTGCCAGCTTCGGTGGCAGCGCCGGAGGATtcggaggtgtgtgtgtgcagttgaATGCAATTCTTTTTGAACAAGCTGAACGGCTTCTGGTTACTTAGAACGAACGGAGTTTAGTGCCGATAGTGCTTGAGTGCCCTagtgctcgtgtgtgtgtgcgtgtgtatgaaaCAGTGTGTGTTTCGACTGTTGGGAAGTGCCTAAGCCTAAGTGCTAAGAACCATCGTTTCGGTTGAACAGAGTCCAGTGCAAACCGTTTGTGAGTGATGGCGCACCTTCATACGCACGCATTGTTCACATTGGCCCAACCACTCAACACACACTCCGCAGCTAGCGCTTATCAACAATCAATCCAAATCGTAACATCCAAACGCAAATGCCAAATTGgttttttgctaatttttcGTGAATTTTCTACGCGCCGTTAGGcggcaaacaaacgaaagactTTCGGCGCAATTGAGcgaaaagcgacgaaccccttTTTAGGGgccattttttgtattttacagcatttttgtgctgttttttttggggaatttttttgctcatttgttAAGTTACGAACGCGTTGAGTTCAAAGTAACCAGAAGCTTGTTTAGTTGTAGGAAAAAAGCTACTCCTTGCTAAAAATCTCTACAGGAAGAATTTAGCAGGACCAACGCGAGCTTGAATGCTATCTTAACCGATattatattttctttgttttttgctgcaaTTCTTTCTTTCCAAAATCTGCTTTTGTTACCCACattcaaaacacaaacacaaacacccaaAGGATCCTCGTTCAGCTCGAGCGGTGCCGGTAGCTTTGGCGGTGGCGTTAGCAGCTTCGGCGGTGGTTCGTTTGGCGGCGGCTCGTTCGGTGGTTCCCAGCAAGCCATCATCCAGAAGCACATCTACGTGCACGTCCCCCCGCCAGAGCCGGAGGAAGTTCGCGTCCAGCGCCCGATCCAGCTGGCCGCCCCGCAGAAGCATTACAAGATCATCTTCATTAAGGCACCGTCGGCACCATCGTACCAGGCACCGCAGATCCCGATCCAGCCCCAGAACGAAGAGAAGACGCTCGTGTACGTGCTGGTGAAGAAGCCGGACGAACAGCAGGACATCGTTATCCCGACGCCCGCCCCGACGCAGCCCAGCAAACCGGAAGTTTACTTCATCAAGTACAAAACGCAGAAGGAGTCGGGCGGTGGTGTGTCGGGTGGTTTCGGAAGCGGTGCTGGTTTCGGTGGCGATCTGGGCGGCGGTCTCGGTGGTGGAGATTTGGGCGGCCATGGTTCGCTGGTGGGTGGCGATCTCGGTGGACACGGTGGTGGCCATGGAGGTGATCTGGGCGGTCATGGAGGTTCGGGTGCTTCGGCACCGGCTGCCCAGTACGGCCCACCTGGAAAGTCTGGCCCGTACTAAGgcgagtgtgagtgtgtgtgtgtgtctgtgtgtctgtgtccaGAGAGAGGGTTGTACACTTggcatgaaaacaaaacacacggaACCCACGTAGCTAGTCGTAACCACCAACAAAAGTGAAGGATAACctttggggaaaaaaatcctttccccggttcttttttccccccttctcCCCGGCCTCTTTGCTGGACCTGTCTCACAGCGTTTCGCCTTAAACCGTTCGCTTGTGCAGcatttgtattttgtacaTACATTTTCTAGCCATTTTTCCACGGCGAACCTTTTACGCTATCCGTTCAATTAGCAAAAACCCCTTTGCTTCTTCTATTAGTGCTGTGCGAATGGCGGTGCACAGGGATTCGCTGTGAGAACCGGGCACCAGCAACCAGAGGAAGGAACGATCGGACAAAGGACACAAACCGCGCACCCCCACCAACCCTCCCccaaaacacaccaccaccacggtcCCCCCTCGCCCCCACCTTCTCCATCTACTTAGGTTTAAATGATATTGTTAACTACTCACTACGTTACGTTTTGTACTTCTCGTTTTTCAAAATgcaattaaacattaaaaaaaaaaaaacaacggtgACAAATTTTGAAGAAACGAAGCATTTGGtgtttgagttttattttcttttagctTTCTGTTCCCTCTTTTACACTAGCCTTTTATTCCCACAGccccttttctttctctagGAGAAGATTTCGTAACAATTTTGGTGCCTtctcaagcaaaaaaaaaaaagtccgcCGGAATCCCTAATGGGAAAGGCATCTAGACATCCGGAGAGTGACACACCCGGTTTTCCTACCTTTGGGAAGTAAACCGgccggcaaaaaaaacacacacacatgcgaaACGTGATCCGGTTTATTCGGTGCTTTCACGTAAAGTATGTGCAATAACTTCCATCCACCCCGCactctccctccctcccacAATCCCACCCCATCATTTCATACCCTGGTTTTTTGGCACAATATTTCGGggggtttgattttttattgccaGCTCGTACCCCAATCGTTACTTTTACTTTCGTTCTGGCGGGCGATCGCTTTAACTTCCCAGACTTTGCACACGCGTACACGCGCTTGCAAGTGTGCTCTGTTTGCCTGCTCCGGAAGGCAAAGAAAAGTGATGAAATGAGGCGAGAGCGCGGGAGAGCTGAATGCTGCGTAACGAAACTTAACACAATGATGATGAGGTTGTTGCGATGCTGATGCGAATGTTACTTCAACGTTGACGTTTGAATTAGTTCGTCTTCCCTCCCCCTAACGACCCCGTTTCACCTTTTCTACAACGTGTGAGATTCATTTCCGGTTCCGGCCGGacatctttaaaaaaactgtcTTACAAAACCAACTTccgcagcaaagaaaaacagcacacGCAGCCGTGTGAATTGGTGGTTTGCTCTTTTGTTTCCCAACCACCCCCTACCCTAACCCCTTTCAATGCCGTTTGTCCATCCGAGGGGTAGTTTCGTTCgcactgtttgctgttttgttgttccgTTCGTCCATCTCTTTCGGTGCATTTTTCCCGAATCAAAGTACCCGTCCCCGTagttgtgtgtttgatttgggTGGCTTCACTTTTCAcacctctctttctctctctatcgcactcttcatttcttcattttgctttccttACCTTTCAGTTTGATTCGCTGATAGGAAAAGTTATCTTCCGCCTTTATGCACGTCGTGTGACCTTTCCGCGTGTGGTTTTTCCCTCCCTAC
This genomic window contains:
- the LOC126559570 gene encoding uncharacterized protein LOC126559570; amino-acid sequence: MKTFVLLSCCLVLASARPEAGYSYNRPSTGGSHGGGGGGGGGYSSGGGSFTSGGGGGYSGGGVGGFSSGAGASFGGSAGGFGGSSFSSSGAGSFGGGVSSFGGGSFGGGSFGGSQQAIIQKHIYVHVPPPEPEEVRVQRPIQLAAPQKHYKIIFIKAPSAPSYQAPQIPIQPQNEEKTLVYVLVKKPDEQQDIVIPTPAPTQPSKPEVYFIKYKTQKESGGGVSGGFGSGAGFGGDLGGGLGGGDLGGHGSLVGGDLGGHGGGHGGDLGGHGGSGASAPAAQYGPPGKSGPY